The following are encoded together in the Pygocentrus nattereri isolate fPygNat1 chromosome 3, fPygNat1.pri, whole genome shotgun sequence genome:
- the LOC119263112 gene encoding uncharacterized protein LOC119263112 yields MDVVQESITVFVEIILSLSALQVSVHLFKDHRAPSVGFFLVACSSALAVLPLSSPSLAAAQKDLEWVAEILGPALSAFGFLWLSEDRSTAHVLLIGSALLPLLADWLSADGLVVMSRCVGLSALSCSLTVCLFAGNAAGVVGSVALSLPTLVAPRVRGATVGSIMSPQLAGGLLRWVLKAIMAVGCWTTKTALDQFLQDLKGWD; encoded by the exons ATGGACGTTGTGCAGGAATCGATCACCGTGTTTGTGGAGATAATCCTGTCACTCTCAGCGCTGCAGGTCTCGGTTCACCTCTTCAAG gacCACAGGGCTCCATCAGTGGGGTTCTTCCTCGTGGCGTGCTCCTCTGCTCTGGCGGTTCTCCCTCTATCCAGTCCATCTCTTGCTGCAGCCCAGAAGGATCTAGAATGGGTTGCAGAAATTCTAGGACCGGCTCTGTCTGCGTTCGGCTTCCTGTGGCTCAGTGAAGACCGCTCCACCGCCCATGTGCTTCTGATTGGCTCCGCCCTCCTCCCTCTGCTTGCTGATTGGCTGTCGGCTGACGGGTTGGTGGTCATGTCTCGCTGCGTGGGCTTATCGGCGCTGTCCTGCTCTCTGACCGTGTGCCTGTTCGCCGGAAACGCagccggagtggtgggcagcgtGGCCCTCAGCCTGCCCACTCTAGTGGCTCCCAGGGTCAGAGGGGCAACCGTGGGCTCTATCATGTCTCCACAACTCGCCGGGGGGCTACTGCGGTGGGTCCTGAAAGCCATCATGGCTGTTGGCTGCTGGACAACAAAGACAGCTCTGGATCAATTCCTCCAGGATCTGAAAGGCTGGGATTAA